One Ursus arctos isolate Adak ecotype North America unplaced genomic scaffold, UrsArc2.0 scaffold_37, whole genome shotgun sequence genomic window, TTCTGATATACCCATCATAACACTTAaacattgcttttatttatttttgtctttcccaCTAGCCTGTGAGCCTTTCAAAGTTAGGAACTATATTCTAGTTATCTTTGTAATCTCAGGATCTAGGATGtataaacactaaataaatgcttgttggaGAGATGGATGAGAGGATGATGGGAGAGAGGGAATGATGGATTTATGAGTGGATAAACAGAttgatagatatatataaaatttatgtatatatatatatatatatatatagtagataTATGCTTGGTAAGGCactgagggaaagaagaaaggaggactTCAAAATTTCTCCTATTATGGGCAGTAGAGAAGGTTTCACTCAGGGAGTTAGAGAGCCAAGGAAACTCATAGGGAAACTTTGCCTCCATATTTTGGGGTGATAGCTGTAATACATGATAGTAAGCAATTTGCACTCAGAGGGTAAGCTGTTATTTCTATGAACAATGATCTGACTGATCCTCTCAGGGGGCACTTAACTTCCGCTTAgagcttcctctttttttccctgcagGTTGGCCACACCTCGACCAGTGGGCATTACTTCTCCATCACAGTCAGGTAGAGAACATTTGTTTGCCCAAATATCTGTGTGAGATGAATAAATATCCTTTTCCCATATAGAAGATAGTTTCCTTTCAGAGACTATAATGCGATTTTCCTAATCTTGTGTGTGATATGAGAGGAACATACAACCAGATGCCCATTTGTGACAGGTTGGCTAGGCAAGGCAGGCCACGACATGGATGGCAGCTCTTCACTCCTCACTTGATTGTCTTTCAGTCACTCCACGACCCAGTTCTCGGCATAGCAGCCAGGTGGTCAGGTGAGTAGGAAGCCTACACAGCCACGTGAAAACTGCTGGCAAAAGttggaagataaaagaaatacCTAGATATGGCAGAGGTAGGGACTGGGGAGACTTTAGGTCTATGTCAAGTTTCAcaccaggtttgtttgttttctttttgtctcaccTTACGCAGTCGGTCCCCCTCAGTGGAATCTCTCTCTTACAGAATGTCTGGCTTTAGTAGCTTGGGACAAGTAAGTAATATTTACGTTCTCTTCCCAGATTGAGATTTCTAATGCTAAATGAAAGCAAAGATGTCAGGCAAGAATATTAAGCTTATATTGGTTTTGGCATAAATTATCCGATGCCATCCCTggactctcttttcttttggaaatgcaGGCCTGATATTAGAAACTAACACAGAGAGGGGCACCAGagttgctcagtcagttgggtTGGTTTTGGCTGGGTCATGATCTCTTGATCTCATGATTGcgtgggtcctgggatggagccccgtgctgggctccatacccagcagggagtctgcttgaaagattccctccctctgcccctcccccaactccctcactctcactctctaaaataaataagtctttttcaaagaaagaagctAACACAGAGAATAAATGGGATGAAAGTAGTGGAAATGTTCAATTAACAGTAATAATTCATTTTGGAAGGAATAATGTGTGTATCCTTCTTGAACTAGCATTCCTATTCTGGCACAACACAGGCTTCAATGTGTAGATATAGAGAAATTACAAAGAATATGGAAACCAGAGAATTGGgatatatttattaattgatGTTTAATATTTGTCCATCAGGGAGCCAGAGGCCTGCAGGGAAGAAGCACTCCCAGGGACTCTTATATTGgtgagaagggggaaaaagcatCAGAAACCAACATATTTTGTGTAGATACCAGCAGATTTCTGGTTTTCTCTGCAAATATAATGCCATTATGCATTTTCGGTGCATAATATAATGCCATTTGGTTTTTTCCAGACACTGATTCCAGGTATCCACAGATATATTACTACTTTTCAAATAATGATATTCTTGTTCTCAAACTGATAAGGAGAAACTTTTTTTGAGCAATAGAAAGTCACTGAAAACCTCTGGTCAAGAGATGGAATTTGAGTAAAATAGATTTGGATTTTTTAAGTTGCCACAAGATGGCAGTAGAAGTTAGGTCTAAAAGGAAGGTTAACTAGACACTGATTATGTTGGCCTGAAAGGTATCAGGTTTCTTCACCGTgtattaatcttaaaaatattccAGTGAAGAATACTCACTTAATTTCTTGTCTCTTTCCCCTTAGAACTAtttttgttattactattttcaAGGACATTAGCCAGTCCGTACAGAATACTTAATCAGaggatttccctttctttcacaaGAGGCAATTGTgaaatttgcacatttttttctagataacCATTTTTGAAAATCATCAAATAGTTTCCCTCCAATTCTTTCATATCCACCCTTTGAAAAATGTAGAATTTCTGGAGAGTTTGTCAGGTTAGTAGTAAtattctctctttcattcctgattttagttatttgaagctttctacttttttcttggACAGCCTGTCTGAAGACTAGCCAATCTAGTTGAACATTTCAAAGAAactacttttggttttgttgattttgtttttctcttctctatttcatttatttctgctctaagctttatttctttccttctgcttgttttgggtttagttctcttttagtttcttaagaaaaaaggTTGGATTATTGATTGGAGATGTGCATTTTTAATGTAGACATTTTCAGTTATAAATTTCACCCTAAGCACAATGTTTTCATTGTGTCCTATAAGGTTTAGTATTTTCTGGCTTTTTCATTGGTCTCAAAGTattctctaatttcttttgtgattttttttctttgaaccatTGGTTATTTGGCACTATGTTGTTTAATATCAACACATATTTAATTTTCCCAGATTTCctcctgttattgattttttatttcattccattgtggtagGACAAAATACTTTGTATAATTTAGATACTTTAACATGTAtggcctggggtgcctgggtggctcagtcagttaagcatctgcctttggctcaggccatgatcccagggtcctgggatggagtcccgtgttgggctccctgctcagaggggagtctgcttctccctctgctctgacTGCTGCCCCTGCTTTTAgtctccccacagagcagggagcccgcttctccctctgctccttccccaattcgttctctctctcacttgctctccctcaaataaataaaatcttaaaaaaatgcaccTAACAACAAAGTCCTAGAACACATGAAGCAAAACTAACAGAACTGAAGAGAGCTAGAGGGAAACTACTGGATTTCAATACCCTACTTTCAATAACAaatagaacaactagacagaagataaccaatggaatagaagatttgaacaacaTTATATACCAACTAAATCTAACAGACTTCTTTAGAAGTTGAGCTTGCTGGACGtgtagattcatttttttttcacctaattTGGGAAGttgtcagccattatttcttcaaatattctttcttcaaatattcttcttCTAGGAATCCCATAATGCGTGTGTTGATATACTTGATGGTGTTCCACCAAGGTCTCTGAGACTCTgtccatttttcttcattattttttctttctcttcctcacatTGGATAATCTCAATGGACTTCAAATTGCTGATTGTTTTCCTTGTTTGTGCTGATGAGCTGCTCTAGtgaagttttcctttttgttatacTTTTcaattccaaaatttatatttggttcttttaaatatatttttttccttattagtaTTCTCTATTTGTTGAGATACTATACTTACACTTCCCTTTAGTGCTTTAGACATGGTTCCCAAAGATATttgagcatatttttttaaatagctgatttagggtgcctgggtggctcaattggttaagcgtcttgccttcagctcaggtcatgatctcagggtcctgggatcgggcatcgcgtggggctccttgctcacagggagcctgcttttccttctcttccctgctcatgctctctctcgctctctctctcaaataaataaataaaatcttttaaataaaataaaatatctgatttaAAGTCTGTCTAGACAAAGTCTAGGCTGGGCTTAGTCCAATGTCTGGGCTTCCTCAAGGACAGTTTCTattgatgctttatttttttatatgggtcatactttcttgtttctttgtatacttcattttttgttggaaactggacatttaaaataacataacatGGCAATTCTAGGAATCagattcttctccctccctggggttttttttgttcttgctgTTTATTGTTGtttagtgactttttaaaaataattctataaaaGCTGTATCGTCATATGGAGCCACCAAAGTCTCTATTCAGTTAGTTTAGTGGGCAGCTAATGATTGGACAGAGATTCCCTTAAACACTTGGAACCAGTAAGTCTCTCAGTCTTTGCTGAGGGattctgtgtgtgttggggctCACTTTCAGCACTTAACCAGGCAATTGACAACTGTGCCTTAGCCTTCAACCTGCTTGTATGACCTCAAGGTAAGAGACTGGGGCCTtttcaggtcttttctgagcatGCATACAGTCCCGCATATGCATATGGTCTAGATCCCAAGAATGTGTTGTTTTCAGAGTCCCCAACAACTCATTCCCCATCTCTTCCATCTGTGTTTTCCTGTTAGCCTATTATTTGCCCCAATTGATAGTCACATCCTCAGGCAGCCCAAAAAAGTGCTTCTAATTGTTTACAACAAACACTCCTGGGGAAAAGTCTTTTCACAGGTGGTGAACTCTAAGCTCCAAGTCCTGATGAGTTTGCGCTCCAGGTCAGGTCAAATAAAGTCAGCCTTGTAAGTGGAGTCTTCCAGTTGCCACTGGACAGGTCAAATGGTTATTTTCTGGGAATGAGGCTTTGAAAGAGTTCCAACCCCATTCCATCCCCACGATGACTGCCAGAATGTTGGTTTTCAAGGCTACCGCGGAGCTGGAGGAGAAATGGGAATAGGGCGAGTTAAAATGCCACAAAGTCCATTGTTCTTAACCTCATTTGGCTATTTTTCTGGAATAAACATTCCCCAGACTGCTGCAAGCCCTTTGTTAATTTACggagttctgaaaaagttgattctgacaatttttgccagttttctctttccttttatggaGAGAACTTTTGGAGGTCCTTATGCCACCATTTTTGCTGTCACTCCTAACTAATTTAATGACCCTTTGTCTATAGCCATTCTTCCTGGTAATGCCCATCTTAGAGGGGAAACCAATGCACAGATATATTAGAGCACATCAAGGCAGTAATGAATCCTGGTCCACAAATTAATGAAAGAGACGGggggcctgggtgtctcagtcggctaagtgtctgccttcagctcaggtcatgatcccctggagtcctgggatggagccccacatggggctccctgctcagcagagagtctgcttctccctctccatccgcccctccctgtttgtgctctctcaaaataaataaaatctttaaaagagagagagagaggaaagcaccTTTAGGAGACACTGCTAGGTGATTTGTGAGCTTTTTCATTTGCTATTCGCCCCTAAGCCTAACATATATACTGAAAATCTTTGGTCCCCGGTTTCTTTGCCCTGGTCCCAAGTATACTCGAATGAATCTCTCCTCCAGTTCATGGGTTATCTCAcaggctcatttttattttttccagaaaccCCTTCACCAGCTTCTACTCACAGCCTATCTTACAGGTAAGTAATTATGCTCCCTTTCACTGGGCATCTGTTCACACTGACACTCTGCCAGCAGCCCTGGGGTTACTTTTCTACTGCCTTATACCACTGAAGTTTATAAATCTACCTTGTAAACAAGAGAGCATTTAATAGTACTGTGTCTTATATATGTCCAAATTACTTTCAGTCGCAAGCAGTGTATTTATTTCCCATCTTGTCTAAATATATAGGCTCTCCTTTGACATATGCTTTTTACCTTTACCTTCCTTTTCCCTGCTAATGCTTCTATTTCCCCTCCTCAGGCCTTCACCTGCCTCTTCTGGACAGGGGATTTTTTCTTTCAGACCATCCCTAAATGGTGGGGATTCAGGCCACACAAGAGTCCTCACCCCCAACAATTCAGGTATGTTAAATAACATTCCCAAAGGAATGGAGCTTCAACCATTGACATATATACTAAAAGGAAgattttcaagatgaaaagaagTTAGGAAAAGAATGGACTTTATAGCCTACCTCTTAAATTGCTAAGTCTTTTCCCTTCTGAGTAGTGTTCTACAGATTAAGACCTACCTATTTACCCTGACCCATAAGTAACACTGCCAAAGAACTGCCCAAGGGAGTTATCTTTCACCATTTCAATTCTGTCCTTCAGGTCAGAGGGAAAGCAGAACCCCACTAGAGAGTCTTCCTGGTTTCCAGCTACCAGTTCAGCAGGTGAGCCCTGGCTAGTCTAACTTGCCTGCGTATGAAAAACTCACATGGTTAGGCCTGCACATGAAATGCCTTTTTGGTCCCCTGTTAAGGTGGTAGAATATAACCAGTGGAGAATGACATGGGTTTCAAATGTGGTATCATATGTTCACAATTTTCCAGGATGGTCTCAATTTCAAAGATTCTGTCCTACTATCAGATTAGCTTCCTAGCTTGGGGTTTAAAAATTAGGTCACATGGTAGTGAATGGCTTTAAACTGAGAGGTCGTGGCCAGTGTGAACTAAGTGTGTAGACACAACTAACATTCCCAAAAGTTCCACAAAAAGGTATTTCAATGGAATATATCTTTTGGGTAGAGGTACTGCACTTCTCTAGAGATGGTTAGAATAATGCTTTATAAATTTATGGGACTCTGATATGATGTAGGCAACAAGAGGAAAAGGGCATGGGAACGAGAAGAGAGGTTTGTAAGGAGCTCTACATGAAAAGTCCAGTCTTGCCTCTTAACTTTTATGGCCCAGGTTTTGAGGATATTTAGGCCCTTTTTCAATGCCAAGCTCCTGGTGACCCCAAGGACATTCTAAGGTAGGTAAATATTTTGCTCTCATATtccaaatgccttttattttcattggcAAAAAATTAGGGTCTAAGCCCTAAGAGGCAACACTGGGGAAATAACATCGCTGAGATCCTCACAAATGGAGGGACTaacttacagatgagaaagaatTAAGAGACATATAAGCCATCTACAAATATATGGCCCCTAATTGGATCCTGATTGAAACaaactgtaaaaaaacaaaaacatttatgagAAAGTTGAAAACTGAATACCCCTTGGATATTTGATATTAGGGAATTGTTAATCATTTTTTTTGTAGGCATAATGCTGTTctggttatgtttttaaaaatagtctatcTTTTGGAGATAacttactaaaatatttaaagataggAAGTTAGATGATTGTCTGAGTTTTGCTTTAGTATAATCTAGTGGACATAGGACACAGagagaatagaaatgaaaaaaaaaaattcaccatgaGTTATTTGTTGAAGTTGGGTGATGGGTACTCGTCAGCTCGTTATACTACTCTACTTTTGTAGTTTTTGAAAATTTagataataaagtttaaaaagaagttattaaaAGAAGTGCTACCTCCCCAGAGGCATGAGAATACTGCCTCACTGGTACTCCTCTCTCAGCATAGTCTCCAGGTCTCCAGTCTCCTCTCCAGGTCTTccaaaatagctttttaaatattcCGCCTTATTATTACCATAAGCCACTAAAGTGTTCTAGAGAGTTTCATAATTAGCAACGAAGCCTTTGTCACACTAGGTGTATAAAATCTTAAGTTTGGAAAAGTTAGTTATCACACAGTGGAAAAAACTATGGGGAAGCAGCAGCGGTGATTTGCTGTCTTGATAAACTTCACATAATGGTTTGAGAGGGCCTTAATTACGCTTTTTGCTATAAATGCCCATATCTGCCTTCCTGCCCTCCGCCGCAGACTCTCTACGAACAGAGACAGATGGGACTAGCCAGGTCAAGAGAAGCATGGACTACTTCCAGATGAAGGTTCTTCAAGGTCTGATCTATACATATTGCATTAAGGAAGGCCTAGAGCATCCAATACCCATTAAGAGCGATGGCCTTGGAAAATGTTTCCCTGCCTTGTTTCCTGGTTTCACTTTGTACCCTTACCTCTCTTGACCTTTACCATATACACCCTGTATTACCTCCTAGAAAAACGGTCAGGCATTATATAAGGCTAGTACTTCAGGAAGATGTTTAGATCTCTCCCACACTCATGAAGCTCTCGTTTCCTGCACAGTAaaggttttaaaaacaattcttggCATCACTGAGGGTGAGAGGTAATATACTCATGAAGTGTGGTTCATTTCTATATTTCACTCTTTTAGCTTTGGTTATATTCTTCCATTGCCAATGTTAATAAGCAACAACTCTGTTCCTTGTCCTCACTTATTATACTTCTGTTTGCCTATTGTTTCCTCTATGCCTACTTAACTatgctgatttttctttctgtcgGAGAACAGTTGGAGACCCAGACTTTCAGCTTACTAAAGTATATGGATAAAATAAAGACGTCCTTTTATTGTTATTGCAACTCTATTGGTTTTATATTACAAGCTCTAGAATGGGAGAATGGGCAAAGACCACCACCACTGAGATGAAACCTGTATTCTTCTTTGCGTACTAAATAGAAATGAGGAATTAAATGGGCCAGCCACTGGCAGGCAGGCCATcagcaaaaatatggaaaaagcgtAAACACAGCAAACATCTGCCAGAAATGAATTAGGTCCTGGGAATGACCCTGAAGCTGAACTAGGATTCCCTGTTCTTTCTGGAActctgaatttgttttaaaaggcaTTTCTAGACACCTCTTCTGGGCAAGAGCCTGTGCTGTAGCAGCTACAGGAAACAGACCTGCCCAGTGATAGGTACAGATGTACTGCCTTTTaaagtttctgttcttttaatttttttttaaagatgtatttatttatttattttagagagcgcgCGCATGTGTACAtgcgagtgggggaagggacagagggagagagtcctcaCACAGAggccccactgagcgcagagccagatctcacgacccatgagattataacctgagctgaaaccatgagttggatgcctaaccaactgagccacccaggcgccccaagtttttgttttctgaatctaCCTCAATATATcctgctgcttaaaaaaaaaaaaaaaaaaaaagtgtactaAATCAGAATGTTAATGGATTTGGCTCCATTAATCTCTAAACCATAGAAGTGGCaaagtggaggagagagaaacaattttatttgtgGCCTTTTATTCTTATTCTACCGATATGGGGCTTCCACTCTTATTTCTAGATGGTTAACCCATTGACATTTTTATATCTGACTCCATCTGATGAAAACCATTCTAAAACATCAATAACCAATTCAGTTAAAGACCAGAGTCCCTCTGTCCCCAAGACAGACCCTATAGAGGAAAAAGTCTCAATTACAGACACAAATTGAACCAACaccaaaaaagatgaaaaattagtCTCCGTCAAGCTAGGCAGGAGGGAATTTCAGGTTTGTAAAACCAAACCTGGAACGTACCCGCACCCACCTCCCGAAAAGTAGAAACCATCCCTCTCCTCTATCCCTCTGTGAcctaattctactttttaaaaggacatttccCCTAATTCCCACGTCCAATAAATATCCAGTCTAAATTATTCTCCACCCAATTATTAAACTTTTCACAAGCTCCATGGGGAAGATTTACCCTGAGACAAATAGTGAACAGAATGGGCATTttggaaaaagattaaaaaaaaaaagtacaaggcaAAATGGTCccagtatcagaaatgaaaacattctgctaCCTGTGCACCTCAGTAACAGCGAAGGTAAAACATACAGTCAAGTTGGTGTGCGTTAAGAAAGACTTGTGATGAGACTGAGTCATACTAAGACTCTTAGCTGTATTATGCATGGACTTGTACTCAGAAAGAAAAGGGGTGTGAGGCAGCCTTACATTCCAGGGAAAATGGTGGGACCGGGGGATGCACTGGAATCATCAATTGAATAAAAATTCTTTACTCCTCCTTTCCAGTCCTCCTGTAGATATGGGGCCAAGGACTGGCCTCTCCATAGTACACTAAGGGAAAACAACAGCAGACATGAAGAGGGCAAAAGCCTTTTCCCAGCCCATGGCTCAGACCAGATCCTCAGCACTCTCTTCATTGAGACGAGAGGCCTGATTTCTGCTCATCCAGTCCCCACCTCTCTTTGGGTCCTATGGCCATCCTCCCTGGTCCACCCTCACTACATCCCCGATCCCCCAACCTCAAGAACACAAAGCTTTTCAGTTCTTTGCCacaaggtaatttaaaaaatgtggtttcTTTGTTTAAACAGTTACTAAGTTGGTTCATCTTTTAGTAACAGACCTTCCCTCCCCTAGTCCCCTCGACTCAGTCCTGTATGATCACATCGTCATCGtcatcctcatcttcctcctcctcctcctcttcatcctcGTCATCTTCTGGcagttcttcctcctcctcttcctcctcttcatctaGACAAACCACCACCTCAGCTGGCTCAGGTAATCGAGAGTCAAACCAATCCAGAACCTGCTGGGTGCTAAGCCTTGACGCCTGACTCAGTTGAGGGATATCACTTTCCCGTAGCTGTTGGTGGGCCGCCCAGTACCTCTCCAGGGGTCGTATatccggtgggggtggggggttcggCAGAGGTGGTGTCTCAGCCCATTCATTCAAGGAGCGGGTTGAAGGTGGGGGTgtgggaattgctgggtcctggAAACTAGGGGCACCAGGTACAGCGTTGTCCCGAAACCATTTTAGTTGCCCATGCTTCAAGGCATAGCGTGTGTCACCAAACCACTGAATGATCTCAGGCCGAGGTAAACCAGTGATCTGTTCTAATTTATGGTAATCCTCACGCCGTGCCCACTGgcactgtaaaaaaaaagatttgaggatAGCCAGCTGCTCTTTGGTTTTGCGCTTGGTCTTTCGCTGGCGTTGCATATCTGGGGAAAGGTACTCTGCAGGGCCAACCCTACCTGGTACTGAGTTATGTCTTAGcccctggggccaggctggctcCAGATGTGGGGGCAGTGCCTGTTCATTGGGTGACAGTGGCTGTGAAATACAGCCCAGTGACTGGAGGGGTTTAGAGGTGGCAGTAGCTCCATTAGCCAGTACCGGGAAAGTGGAagaagaggtagaggaagaagaaggagtcGTATTAGATGCTGACTCCTGCTTACAACTACTAGCAAGTAGTGAGATTGGTGGGGGCTTATCCCGAGCATGTGGCTGGTGGACAGCTGTGGAGTGGTTCCAGGAAGCAGAACCTAGGCCATGTGACTGGTTGGGAcctctgcctgcctgctgctTGGAGAAGCCACTGCTTTGAAGATCCTGCCAAAAATCTGATTGGTGGGGGAATGCCCCACTGCCAGGTGCCATCAGGGGTTCCTTTGCTTTCTGGTGACTCAGCAGCTCTGAGGACTCCTCGGGCTCTACCTTCAATCCTTTCATCTGGGTGGGCTCACTAAGAGTCAGGGGCACTATTCCAAGACCCACTTGTTCTGGAGGTGGCATTGGAGAAGGAGGCACCTCCTCAGGGGGCCGCCCTGCATGATGAGTAAAAGAGAGAAGGGATTTGAAATGGAGCTGGTCCCGATGGTAGACCACTCGGGCTCGAGTCTCTTCTATTTCTTCAGACGACCAGCTAATGCCACAGCGGAGGCGCTGGGCCATGAACCAAG contains:
- the RNF212B gene encoding RING finger protein 212B, which translates into the protein MDWFHCNQCFRKDGDHFFVTSCGHIFCKKCVTLEKCAVCGTACKHLALSDNLKPQEKIYFKSPVETALQYFSHISQVWRFQKKQTDLLIAFYKHRITKLEAAMQEAQQMVTSQDKELSVLKKENGELKKCLAILKESPNWYQGSRLATPRPVGITSPSQSVTPRPSSRHSSQVVSRSPSVESLSYRMSGFSSLGQGARGLQGRSTPRDSYIETPSPASTHSLSYRPSPASSGQGIFSFRPSLNGGDSGHTRVLTPNNSGQRESRTPLESLPGFQLPVQQTLYEQRQMGLARSREAWTTSR
- the HOMEZ gene encoding homeobox and leucine zipper protein Homez, whose translation is MVRGWEPPPGPDRAISEGHKSESTMPPNKEASSLNSSPAGLICLPPISEELQLVWTQAAQTSELDGNEHLLQTFSYFPYPSLADIALLCLRYGLQMEKVKTWFMAQRLRCGISWSSEEIEETRARVVYHRDQLHFKSLLSFTHHAGRPPEEVPPSPMPPPEQVGLGIVPLTLSEPTQMKGLKVEPEESSELLSHQKAKEPLMAPGSGAFPHQSDFWQDLQSSGFSKQQAGRGPNQSHGLGSASWNHSTAVHQPHARDKPPPISLLASSCKQESASNTTPSSSSTSSSTFPVLANGATATSKPLQSLGCISQPLSPNEQALPPHLEPAWPQGLRHNSVPGRVGPAEYLSPDMQRQRKTKRKTKEQLAILKSFFLQCQWARREDYHKLEQITGLPRPEIIQWFGDTRYALKHGQLKWFRDNAVPGAPSFQDPAIPTPPPSTRSLNEWAETPPLPNPPPPPDIRPLERYWAAHQQLRESDIPQLSQASRLSTQQVLDWFDSRLPEPAEVVVCLDEEEEEEEEELPEDDEDEEEEEEEDEDDDDDVIIQD